Within Dysgonomonas sp. HDW5A, the genomic segment TATCTGTATTTCCTCCATCGATTTTTATGTATGGTTCAATGCTTTCATCTGAATTGTTATAGCTGAAAAGTTTTCCATCAGTAAGGGAATAGATGATATTTCCATTTTGCTCGATGCTTTGGATGTCATTTAAATATGATATCTGAGATGCCCATCTATTTGCTTCTTGTGCTGTAGCAGGAATAAAAAACAAACACAAAATAATAAAAAGGGAGTAAATCCGTTTATTAACCATGACCTTGTATAATATTAAAGGTTATTGATTTAAAATATAAATAATTGACAAAGATAAAATAATACTTTAGTAGTAGATGTCAGAGTTCTCATATTCGTTTAAATATCAACCTTGATATATGTTTATTAAACTTTGTTTTCTATTTATTATATTATACTTTTGTTTTGTTTTTTAAGAAAATTCAAAGAATTATATATGAAAATTGCAATAGTAGGAACTGGCTATGTAGGATTAGTTACAGGTACTTGTTTCGCTGAAATGGGTATAGATGTTCATTGTATAGATGTTGATACAAATAAAATAAAAAATTTAGAAAATGGTATTATTCCTATTTATGAACCTGGATTAGATGAAATGGTTATTCGGAATTACAAAGCTGGGCGACTGCGATTTTCAACAGATTTAAGTGTAATTCTCGATGATGTGGATGTTGTTTTTAGTGCCGTAGGTACTCCCCCTGATGAGGATGGTAGTGCAGATCTGAAGTATGTTCTCGAAGTTGCTCGAACTATAGGTCGAACGTTGAAAAAATATATGCTAGTAGTAACTAAAAGTACTGTTCCGGTTGGAACAGCACAACTCGTAAAACAGACGATCCAAGAAGAATTAAACAAAAGAGGGCTTTCGGATTTAGCTTTTGATGTAGCATCTAATCCTGAATTTCTGAAGGAAGGGACTGCTATTGTAGACTTTATGCAACCAGATAGAGTTGTGGTTGGTATTGAATCAGATCGAGCGAAAGAGGTTATGGATCGATTATACAAACCTTTTACGATAAATAATTATCGCATGATTTATACAGATATTCCTTCTGCTGAAATGATAAAATATGCCGCTAATGCCATGTTAGCAACACGCATCAGTTTCATGAATGATATTGCTAATCTGTGTGAAATCGTAGGAGCAGATATAAATATGGTTAGATCAGGTATTGGTTCTGATAATCGAATTGGTAAGAAATTCTTGTATGCAGGCTGTGGTTATGGAGGGAGCTGTTTTCCTAAAGATGTAAAAGCCCTGATTAAGACTGCAAATGATAATGGTTACAATATGCAAGTATTAAAAGCTGTTGAAGCAGTAAATGAATATCAAAAAGGTATTTTATTTGAAAAATTATTTGAATACTACAATGGAGATTTAGAGGGTAAAACTATTGCACTTTGGGGGCTATCTTTTAAACCTAAAACAGACGATATGAGAGAGGCTCCATCTTTGATTTTGATAAATAAATTGTTGGATGCAGGAGTGAAAGTTAGAGCATATGATCCGGTAGCTATGGAAGAAACAAAGAAGCATATTGGTAATAATATTGAGTATGCAAAAGATTTGTATGATGCCACACTTGAGGCAGATGCAGTACTTTTAGTTACAGAATGGAATGAATTTAGGTTACCATCTTGGTCTGTTATACAAAAGCTTATGAAAAAATCTATAGTTATTGATGGAAGAAATATTTATAATGGAAAAGAGTTGCGTGATATGGGGTTTGAGTATATAAGTATTGGATCAAAATAAAATCAATTATAATCATATAAGCTATTAAATGTGTACATGAACCATATGAAGAAAATTATTTTTTGTTTGTTTCTTTTTTTACTCTCCAGCAATATAATGTTTGCTCAAATGTCAGATGAGCAAATTATTAATTATGTTAAGCAGGAAGTTGATAAAGGAACCTCTCAACAGATTATAGCTACTAATCTGATGAAACAAGGGGTGACCAAAGCTCAACTTGAAAGAATTAAGCAGCAGCAAGAACAGAAACAGACATCAGGAGTAAGCAGTACAAAAAGTAGTGCAGAATTGAGCCGTGATAGAAGAGTTAGTGTTGATGACGAATTGAATCCAGGCGATTTAGATCAGGTTAATACTAATATAAGTCCTGTTGCTATAGATGATTCTGATACAATTGTTGTTTTTGGAAGAAATATTTTTAATGCTAAAAATTTAACCTTCAATCCTAATATTAATATTCCTACTCCAATTGATTATCGACTTGGTCCTGGAGATGAAGTTGTTATTGATATTTGGGGTGCTTCGCAGACGGCTGTTAGGCAGGTTATTTCTGCAGAAGGAAGTATTACTGTTGATCGTTTAGGACCACTCTTCTTGAATGGAATGAGTGTAAAGGAGGCAAATGATTATGTTAAAAGAAGATTTGGTGATATATATTCGGGCTTAGATAATGGAGGCGGTTCTACTCAGATAAATTTAACTCTGGGACAAATTAGAACTATACAGATAAATGTGATGGGTGAAGTCGTTACTCCAGGTACTTACGCCTTGTCGTCTCTGTCTTCGGTTTTTCATGCGTTATATAGAGCAGGAGGGGTAAATAAGATAGGATCCCTACGTGCTATAAAACTTTATAGAAATGGAAAACTTCTAAGAACACTTGATGTGTATAAGTATATATTGGAAGGAAAAATGAATGATGATATCCGAATGACAGATGGAGATGTCATAATTGTTCCTCCTTATATCTCCCTTGTTAATATCTCTGGAAAAGTGAAACGACCTATGTTTTATGAAATGACTTCAAAAGAATCCCTTAAAGATATTATTTCTTATGCGGGAGGTTTTACAGGAGACGCTTATGAAAAGAGCATTAGGGTTGTTCGAGAAACTGGTAATGAAAGTAAAATATTTACATTAGGCGAGGATGAATTTTCCGGATTTACTCTAAGAGATAAAGATGCCATCACTATTGCTGCTGGACTTGACCTTTATGAGAATAGGGTTGAAATAAAGGGAGCTATATATAGAGGCGGTTATTATGAGATTGGTAAAAATATAGCTACTGTTAAACAATTAATTGCAGCAGCAGATGGTATTCGTGGCGATGCTTTTTTAAATAGAGCTCTTTTAACTCGAGAAAAAGAAGATTATACATTGGAAACACTATCAGTTGATATTAGAGAACTATTATACGGTAATGGGGATGATATTGTCTTGAGAAAAAATGACATTCTTTATATACCATCTATTAATGATCTCAAAGAATTTGGAGACTTTATGGTTCATGGAGAGGTTGCGCGTCCTGGAACTTATAAATATTCAGATAATACAACTTTAGAAGATTTAATAATACAAGCAGGGGGCTTGTTGGAGTCGGCTTCTATAGTCCGCGTTGATATTGCTCGTCGAATTATTGATCCTCATAGTCAGACTGTAAATAGAACATTGGCTGAAAATTATACTTTTAGTTTAAAAGATGGATACATTGTTGCCGGAGATCCTGGCTTTGTATTAAAACCTTATGATGAGGTATATGTGAGACGTAGTCCGGGTTATCACGAGCAACAAAATGTTTTTATTAGCGGAGAGTTATTATTTCCTGGTACGTATGCTTTAAATCGAAAAACTGAAAGAATATCTGATATTGTCAAGAGAGCAGGTAATCTTACTACTGATGCATATGCAAAAGGTGCAAGACTTATAAGAATGCGATCAGAAGAGGAGAGGTTTAGATCTCAAGCTGCGTTAAAAGTAGCGAATCAGGGAGGAAAAGACTCCATTTCTGTTAAAACATTAGATTTATCCGATGCGTATAGCGTTGGTATAGAGTTGGATAAAGCATTGATGAATCCGGGATCAGATTATGACTTAGTTTTAAGATCAGGGGATCGTTTGATTGTTCCCGAATATGATAATACTGTTAAAATTAATGGTGCGGTAATGTATCCTAATACTGTTGTTTATAAACATAATGAAAGATTATCATATTATATCAATCAAGCTGGAGGGTACTCCGATAACGCTAAGAAAAACAGATCATTTGTTATTTATATGAATGGAACTGTTAGTAAGGTAAAAGGGGGAGATCGAAATGCTATACAACCGGGAAGTGAGATAATAATCCCGAGTAAAGAACAAGCTCGTAAATTATCATTACCTGAAATCCTTAGTTTGAGTACAAGTGTGGTTTCTATGGCTAGTCTTATTGGTGTATTGATTAATACAATGAAATAATATGGATGCTAATATAGAGAATCAAATGAGTTCAGAGAACGAAGTTAATTTAATGGATTTAGGGAAAAAGCTATGGAAAAGGCGTAAATTTATTTTAAAAGTTTCTCTTGTAGGATTAGTTGTAGGTGTTGTGATTGCGTTCAGTATTCCTAAAGAATATACAACAACTGTAATTTTGGCTCCAGAGGGTAACTCCTCTTCAAGTGCGGGGGGGGTGGGGGCTTTGGCTGCTATGGCTGGTGTAAATCTAGGGGAGGGTACTCTTTCTGAGGGTCAGATGGCTCCGGATTTATATCCCAATATAGTCGAATCTACCCCTTTTATTCTTGGTCTTTTTGATGTGAGAGTAAAAGATATTGGTAGCGAGATAGATACAACCTTATATTCTTATATTGAAAATGACCAGAGGAATCCTTGGTGGTATAAGATAGTAGAACTACCACGTAATATAATCGGGTTGTTTTCAACTCCAGATCCAGATCAAAACCTAACTGTGGTCAATCCTTTTGAGTTGACTCGTGAACAGACAGAAATTTTAGATGATTTAAAAAGTCGAATTACTGTTACAGTTGATAAAAAGACCGGGATAATTACGTTATCATCAACCATGCAGAGTCCTCAAATATCTGCATTTATTGCAGATACGTTAACATCCTATTTACAGTCCTATATAATAAATTATAGAACCCAAAAAGCTCGCCAAGATTTATTTTTTACAGAGAAGCTTTATTTAGAAGCCAAAAATGATTATTTAGAAACACAACGAAAATTAGCAAGATTTTTAGATGGAAACCTAAATGTTGTTTCAGCTAGTTACAGGGTTGATCAAGAGAAATTACAAAATGAGACGGCTTTGGCATATAGTGTTTATAATCAAATGGCTAACCAGCTACAGATGGCAAAAGTAAAAGTACAAGATACTACTCCTGTCTATACTGTAATTCAGCCAGCTACAGTGCCTTTGATTCCTATAAAACCGAATAAAAAATTAATAGTTATTGGTTTCGCTTTTCTTGCAGTTATTGGAATTTGTGCCTGGTATATAGGAAAAGAATATTTAAAGAATGATTTTGAGATAAAAGATTGAAATATAGTATTTTGATAATAGTAAAAAGTGACTGTGTTATTTTCTTTAGGAAACTGATTCTTTCTATATAAACAATATAAGAGATCAAAAGCCGTTCATGTATATAGAATAATGATTTTTGTGTACTTGGAATGTGTAATTTCCTGTATTTTGATAAATTGGTATAGGATTAAGACTTTGGAAATTTATTTTTTAAATTCTAATTATAGAAAACACTTAGAAGATAATATAATTGGGTCTAATAATTTTCACTAATTTAATATGTATAGTTATTATCAGAGAAATTTGAAAGAAATATATAACAATATTATAAATAAGATATAAAGATGAAAAAAGTTCTTATTGTATTTGGAACAAGGCCAGAGGCTATAAAGATGGTGCCTTTAGTTAAAGAATTTCAGAAATATTGTGATCAAATAGAGACAATAGTATGTGTAACAGGTCAACATAGGCAGATGCTAGATCAAGTTCTTGAAGTATTTGATATTAAACCTGATTATGATCTTAATATTATGGCTCCTAATCAAGATCTTTATGATATTACCTCTAAAGTCCTTCTAGGGATGAGAGACGTTATAAAGAAGTGCTCTCCTGATATGATTTTAGTGCACGGAGATACAACAACATCTATGGCTGCTGCAATTGCAGGATTCTATCAACAAGTAAAAATAGGACATGTTGAAGCAGGGTTAAGAACATATAATCTTTATTCTCCATGGCCAGAGGAAATGAATCGCCAGCTGACAGACAGACTGTGTGATTTTTGTTTTGCTCCAACTGAAACATCAAAGAAGAATTTGCTCCAAGAAAAAATAGAAGATACCAAAATTTTCGTTACAGGTAATACTGTTATTGATGCTCTTTTAATGGCAGTCGATATTATAAGAAATAATTCGACTTTGCAAAACAAAATTGTAAATGAGATTAATACCAAAGGCTATACTATTATTGAAGGTAAAAGATATATATTAGTAACAGGGCATAGACGAGAAAATTTCGGTGATGGTTTCCTTAATATCTGTAAATCCTTAAAGGAAATAGCTATTTCAAATCCAGATATTGATATAGTCTACCCTGTGCATTTAAATCCCAATGTTCAAGGTCCTGTTTTTGAGTTGCTTTCTGGTATTGATAATATAACTCTTATCTCTCCACTAGATTATTTACCTTTTATATATATGATGCAGCACTCATATTTAATTTTAACAGATAGTGGAGGTGTACAAGAAGAGGCTCCATCGCTTGGAAAACCGGTATTAGTAATGAGAAATACAACAGAGCGACCTGAAGCTGTAGAAGCTGGAACGGTTAGACTAGTTGGGACAGATGCCCAATCAATTGTAAAGAATGTAAACTCATTACTAAAAGATGAATCACTTTATCTAGAGATGTCCCACGCTCATAATCCTTATGGAGATGGAAGAGCAAGTCAAAGAATTGTTGAAATATTATTATGAGCTTGCAAAAAATAATTATTGTAATGAAAGAGGATATTACTATATATCCTCCGATAATGTCATTGTGTTATATATTGTCTGAGTTAAAATATAAGGTAGTTTATATCGGAGCCTGTAGTAGCGATGTGACAAAGAAAGAACTAGATGATCTGGAGATAAAGTCTTATATACAGCCAATATATAACGGAAATGCTTTAGTAAGATTAAAGCAACAATTATCTTTTAGGTATAATGTGAAAAAAATTATAAAAAGCGAATATGATGAAAATTCTACATTGTGGATAGTAAATTATGAAACTCTTATTTTATTCTCCTCGTTGTTGGACTCTCATAAATTTGTTGCACATCTATTGGAGTTTAGGGATGTAAAGCTAAGTATTGGGTACAGATTATTAGCTCCTTTTTTTTCTTATAAAAAGAAACTAAAATATGCAAAAAAAGTAATTTGTTGCGAATATAATCGTGCACAAATAACTAAGTATTTATTTCAATTAAAAGAAATACCTGTTGTTTTGCCAAATAAACTATATACTAATAATATAATCAAAGAGAATCTCCCTGAAGATGTTCTGAATATTATTTCTAAATACCAAAATAGGAAAATAATATTATATCAAGGAGCATTTCAACCAGAGCGCAAACTTGATGATTTTATTTTGGCAATGGATCTACTTCCAAAAGATTATGTTCTTTTCTTAATGGGGCCTATAAACAAATACAATAAGGCATTGAGAGAAAAATACGTTAAAGATAATGTTGTGTTTGTTCCTTTTATTCCATCACCGCTGCATCTATGTATTACAAAGTTAGCTTATATAGGTATTTTATCTTATATACCACAACCGAATAATATAGGGACGGTTATTAATGCTTTATATTGTGCACCCAATAAAATTTATGAATATTCCCGTTTTTCTATTCCTATGATAGCAAATGAGGTTCCTGCATTAAAATATGCATTTTTGGAAAGTCGAGCAGGGATTTGTGTTGAAAATTTAGCTCCAGAATACATTAGAGATTCAATATTATATATAGATGAAAAATATGAAAACTTTTCAAGAGATTCAAAATTGTTGTATGATCGTATTGATCTTAAAAAGATTGTAGAATCTGTTGTCAACAGTATAACTTGAAAAATATTATTCTAAATAGTAATTGGAGCGTAGGTATGGAAATCGTTATTTTTGATGCAATATATCCTCTTGGGCATAGAGGTTTAAACAAAAAACTAGTATCCATTATGTCTAAAGATTATAATCTTATTCTTTTAAATAATAATAAGTTTTATAAGGATGTGAATTTTGAAAATGTTACGATAAAAAATTCCAGGTTTGTTTCTTATTCAAATAATAATGTATGGAATATATTTCTTTATTTAATAAATGTCTTTATTGCTTGGATAGCTTTATTTCAAAATAAGTTTGATAAAGTTATTTTTTTTACATTTGATACGGTTGGTTTTTTCTTTTGTAGATTTCTCTTTTTCAATAAAAACATTTCTTTATTTCATCATAATAATACAGATCATTTGCAGAATCCAATGAAGAGAAAGATTTTTTCAATGTATATGAATAAAGTTAATCATATTGTATTTGCTGGCTATATAAAAGACTATCTAGTGAACGAAATAAAAGTAGACCCATCAAAGGTATTTGTTTTAACTCATCCTATTATTGATAAATGCTTAGTAGAGAAAGAAAATGATAGGTCACAACAAAAAGAGTCAGAGACTATCTATATAGGTTTAGGCTATTCAAATGATCAAAAGATAATTAATGATATAATTCAATATGAGGAACAGACTAAAATATTGGAAGAGCATAATATCAAACTTATATTGAGATCACAAATTAATGTTTTTGATTCTAAGAATATAAAGGTTATAAAAGGGTTTCTGTCGCGAGAAGAGTATGATCAATATTATAATCAATCGAGTGGTTTGATTGTTTTGTATCCATCTTATTATAAATGTCGTTATTCAGGCTCTATTTTGGAGGCATTTAATTCTAAAAAGCGTGTATTTGGGAATAAAATTCCTATTGTAGACTTTTTTTCAAACAATTATCCCGAAAATTGTATTGAATTTGGTTCAATTAGGGAGCTTTTTGAAAAATTACTGTACTATAGGAAGATATCATTTTCAGAGAAAGAATATAAATCTTTTCTTGTTTTTCATTCAGAAGAAAAA encodes:
- a CDS encoding SLBB domain-containing protein; the encoded protein is MKKIIFCLFLFLLSSNIMFAQMSDEQIINYVKQEVDKGTSQQIIATNLMKQGVTKAQLERIKQQQEQKQTSGVSSTKSSAELSRDRRVSVDDELNPGDLDQVNTNISPVAIDDSDTIVVFGRNIFNAKNLTFNPNINIPTPIDYRLGPGDEVVIDIWGASQTAVRQVISAEGSITVDRLGPLFLNGMSVKEANDYVKRRFGDIYSGLDNGGGSTQINLTLGQIRTIQINVMGEVVTPGTYALSSLSSVFHALYRAGGVNKIGSLRAIKLYRNGKLLRTLDVYKYILEGKMNDDIRMTDGDVIIVPPYISLVNISGKVKRPMFYEMTSKESLKDIISYAGGFTGDAYEKSIRVVRETGNESKIFTLGEDEFSGFTLRDKDAITIAAGLDLYENRVEIKGAIYRGGYYEIGKNIATVKQLIAAADGIRGDAFLNRALLTREKEDYTLETLSVDIRELLYGNGDDIVLRKNDILYIPSINDLKEFGDFMVHGEVARPGTYKYSDNTTLEDLIIQAGGLLESASIVRVDIARRIIDPHSQTVNRTLAENYTFSLKDGYIVAGDPGFVLKPYDEVYVRRSPGYHEQQNVFISGELLFPGTYALNRKTERISDIVKRAGNLTTDAYAKGARLIRMRSEEERFRSQAALKVANQGGKDSISVKTLDLSDAYSVGIELDKALMNPGSDYDLVLRSGDRLIVPEYDNTVKINGAVMYPNTVVYKHNERLSYYINQAGGYSDNAKKNRSFVIYMNGTVSKVKGGDRNAIQPGSEIIIPSKEQARKLSLPEILSLSTSVVSMASLIGVLINTMK
- the wecB gene encoding non-hydrolyzing UDP-N-acetylglucosamine 2-epimerase, with product MKKVLIVFGTRPEAIKMVPLVKEFQKYCDQIETIVCVTGQHRQMLDQVLEVFDIKPDYDLNIMAPNQDLYDITSKVLLGMRDVIKKCSPDMILVHGDTTTSMAAAIAGFYQQVKIGHVEAGLRTYNLYSPWPEEMNRQLTDRLCDFCFAPTETSKKNLLQEKIEDTKIFVTGNTVIDALLMAVDIIRNNSTLQNKIVNEINTKGYTIIEGKRYILVTGHRRENFGDGFLNICKSLKEIAISNPDIDIVYPVHLNPNVQGPVFELLSGIDNITLISPLDYLPFIYMMQHSYLILTDSGGVQEEAPSLGKPVLVMRNTTERPEAVEAGTVRLVGTDAQSIVKNVNSLLKDESLYLEMSHAHNPYGDGRASQRIVEILL
- a CDS encoding Wzz/FepE/Etk N-terminal domain-containing protein translates to MDANIENQMSSENEVNLMDLGKKLWKRRKFILKVSLVGLVVGVVIAFSIPKEYTTTVILAPEGNSSSSAGGVGALAAMAGVNLGEGTLSEGQMAPDLYPNIVESTPFILGLFDVRVKDIGSEIDTTLYSYIENDQRNPWWYKIVELPRNIIGLFSTPDPDQNLTVVNPFELTREQTEILDDLKSRITVTVDKKTGIITLSSTMQSPQISAFIADTLTSYLQSYIINYRTQKARQDLFFTEKLYLEAKNDYLETQRKLARFLDGNLNVVSASYRVDQEKLQNETALAYSVYNQMANQLQMAKVKVQDTTPVYTVIQPATVPLIPIKPNKKLIVIGFAFLAVIGICAWYIGKEYLKNDFEIKD
- a CDS encoding glycosyltransferase family 4 protein; translated protein: MKEDITIYPPIMSLCYILSELKYKVVYIGACSSDVTKKELDDLEIKSYIQPIYNGNALVRLKQQLSFRYNVKKIIKSEYDENSTLWIVNYETLILFSSLLDSHKFVAHLLEFRDVKLSIGYRLLAPFFSYKKKLKYAKKVICCEYNRAQITKYLFQLKEIPVVLPNKLYTNNIIKENLPEDVLNIISKYQNRKIILYQGAFQPERKLDDFILAMDLLPKDYVLFLMGPINKYNKALREKYVKDNVVFVPFIPSPLHLCITKLAYIGILSYIPQPNNIGTVINALYCAPNKIYEYSRFSIPMIANEVPALKYAFLESRAGICVENLAPEYIRDSILYIDEKYENFSRDSKLLYDRIDLKKIVESVVNSIT
- a CDS encoding glycosyltransferase family 4 protein, yielding MEIVIFDAIYPLGHRGLNKKLVSIMSKDYNLILLNNNKFYKDVNFENVTIKNSRFVSYSNNNVWNIFLYLINVFIAWIALFQNKFDKVIFFTFDTVGFFFCRFLFFNKNISLFHHNNTDHLQNPMKRKIFSMYMNKVNHIVFAGYIKDYLVNEIKVDPSKVFVLTHPIIDKCLVEKENDRSQQKESETIYIGLGYSNDQKIINDIIQYEEQTKILEEHNIKLILRSQINVFDSKNIKVIKGFLSREEYDQYYNQSSGLIVLYPSYYKCRYSGSILEAFNSKKRVFGNKIPIVDFFSNNYPENCIEFGSIRELFEKLLYYRKISFSEKEYKSFLVFHSEEKIRKELISILL
- a CDS encoding UDP-glucose/GDP-mannose dehydrogenase family protein; translated protein: MKIAIVGTGYVGLVTGTCFAEMGIDVHCIDVDTNKIKNLENGIIPIYEPGLDEMVIRNYKAGRLRFSTDLSVILDDVDVVFSAVGTPPDEDGSADLKYVLEVARTIGRTLKKYMLVVTKSTVPVGTAQLVKQTIQEELNKRGLSDLAFDVASNPEFLKEGTAIVDFMQPDRVVVGIESDRAKEVMDRLYKPFTINNYRMIYTDIPSAEMIKYAANAMLATRISFMNDIANLCEIVGADINMVRSGIGSDNRIGKKFLYAGCGYGGSCFPKDVKALIKTANDNGYNMQVLKAVEAVNEYQKGILFEKLFEYYNGDLEGKTIALWGLSFKPKTDDMREAPSLILINKLLDAGVKVRAYDPVAMEETKKHIGNNIEYAKDLYDATLEADAVLLVTEWNEFRLPSWSVIQKLMKKSIVIDGRNIYNGKELRDMGFEYISIGSK